CGAGCATCCCGCCGAAGCCGTCGAGGATCTCGGCGGCGATCTTGTGGTCCTCGTGCGTCGCGAGCCCGGGATAGTGCACGCGCTTCACTTCCTTGCGCGCGGAGGCCCACTCGGCGATCGCGCTCGCGCTCGCGTTGGCGCGCTGCACGCGCACGTCGAGCGTCTTCATGCCGCGCTCGAGGAGCCAGAGCGCGAACGGGTCGGGCGTCTGGCCCCAGAGCATCTCCTTCTGGAGCACTTCCTCGATGTACGGCTGCGAGCCCGCGACCACGCCGGCGAGGACGTCATGGTGCCCGTTGAGGTACTTCGTCGCCGAGTGGATCACCACGTCGGCGCCGTGCTCGATGGGGCGGAAGTTCACCGGGCTGGCGAAGGTCGAGTCGACGACGAGCGCGAGCCCCTCGGCCTTGGTCAGGTACGAGATGGGGCGCAGGTCGATCACGCGGCAGGTGGGGTTCACCGGCGACTCGACGAAGACGGCGCGCGTCTCCTTGCGGAGGCGCTTGCGGAACGACCGCGGCTCGAAGGGATCGACGAGCGTGACCTCGATCCCCATCGCCGCGAACTCCTCGAGGAAGAGCCGGTGCGTCCCGCCGTAGATGTACATCGACGACAGCAGGTGGTCGCCGGGGCGGAGCAGGGCCATGAGCGCGCACGCGGTCGCGCCCATGCCGCTCGACAGCACGAGCGAGGCCTCGGCCCCCTCGAGCATCGCGATGCGCTTCTGCACGCGCTCGGCGTTGGGCGTGTTGCCGTAGCGCGTGTACTTGAGGCCCGTCGGCGGTGCCGAGGGCCTGCAGGTGGTTCACCGACTGGACGAGCGGCTCGACGACCGGGTCGCCCGGACGATGCGCCTCGCGCGCGCCGTGGATGGCGAGCGTGGCGAGGGCGGGACCTTTGGTGGGCTTCGCGCGGGACACGGGAGACCTCAGGCGAGATTCGTGGTGAGCACCGGACGGTGATCGACATCCATCTTGACGAGCCGCACGATCTCGGTGATGGCGACGCCGCCGAGATCGCGGACGACGACGCCACCCTTGGGCAGCGTCTCATCGTACACCGCGGGCGCGAGTTCGTGGCGGCGCGGACCGTACACCCAGACGAGTTCGCCGTCGCCGATGAGGCGCATGCGGGCATCGTCCGGCCGGAGGCGCACCTGCGGTCCGCGGTCGGTGTCGCCCTTGCGGGTGGCGACGTAGCCGACGACCTGCAGCGGGAGGAAGGCGCGGCTCATCAGGCGACGCGTCCGAGGGGGCAGAAGCCGTCGGAGTCGCGCCGCAGGAGGCGACGGCGCGCGAGCGAGTCGAGCAGCTGCTGCGCCTCCTCGGGCGAGAGGTCCGCGTCGGCCGGCAGCGCCGCCGCGCTCGCGCGTCCCGCGTGCATGACGAGCTCCCAGACCCGCCGCTCGCGCTCGGTCACCGCGCCGACGAGGCGCGTGTCGCCGTCGTTGAACTGCACGACGAGCGCGAGCCCGTGCGCATGGAGCACCGACTCGATCGCATCGACGTGGCCGTCGTTCACTCCGCGGAAGATCACGTAGCCGTCGCGCGTGGGATGGTCGCCGCTCAGGGGGAGCATGAGCTTGGCGACGAACTCGTCGGCGCAGGAGCGGTCGAGCACGCCGATGTGCGTGAAGTCGAGGAACGCGACCGAGCCGTCGGCGAGGCCGGCGAGCTGGCCCTCGATGACCGTGCGCACGGCGGCGCCGGTGCGCCGCGTCACGAGGTCGTGATACGGCATCGACAGCGAGCTCTCCAGCGCGACCTGCACGTCGATGTGCGTCATGGGCGGGTCACCTTCTTGGGGATGATGACCTGCAGCTGCGCGCCGGGGAAGGCGGGGAGCCCGTCGGAGCGCGCCTCGTCCTCGTCCCAGTCGGGGATGACCGGGGCGATGCGCGACGTGCCGGAGCGGACGGTGAGCTTGCCGTCGAAGCGGTGCACGAAGCCGCGGATGCCCTTGAGGCCCTGCCCGCGGCCCGGATCCTGGAGGCGGCTCACGCCGTTGATCACCGCGCTCTCGAGCGCGATCCCGTCGTCCCACCGGTCGGCGAGGGCGCGCGCGCGGCTCGTCTCGAGGGAGCGGCGGAAGCCGATGCCGGCGTCGTTGACCGCGATCTGCACGACGTCGCGGCCCACGCGGCGCTTGGCCCAGCTGTATCGCTGCACCATCACCCACCCGCCACGCCCGGCGTGCTCGATGATGTTGGAGCAGGCCTCGGAGAGCGTCATCACGAAGCTCATCGTCGCGCGCGGGTCGAGGTCGAGCTTCTGCACGAGGATCTGCGTCGCCTTCTCCTGGATCCGCGACACGATCGCGTGCACGTCCTCGTTCCGCGCGACCGGCGTCACCTCGAGGAGCACGTCCGACTCCCGGCCGGGGCGCGGCCGCGGGAGCGTGCCCCGGATGGTGAAGAGCTCCTCGGCGTACTTGAAGAAGTCGCAGCGGCTCCAGTAGCTCGAGGTGTCCGCCTCCTCGGGCGGGGCGAGGTCGGGCTTCTCCTCGCGCGACTGCGCGAGGCAGAGGAGGGCGGTGAGCCCGTACGGCGTCGCGAAGCGGCAGTGGCGCGCGTCGACCAGCACCTTGGCGTCGGCGGGCACGCCCGCGAGCTGCTCGATGACCGACTCGAAGCTCTGCTCATCGAGCGACGACGGGAGGGTGATGACGGCGGTCACGGCGTGTGCAGTTCCCCGCGAAGGTGGTGGGCGAGGCCGGTCGCGCCCCGGTGCTCGACGTTCCGCGCCGCGGCCTCCATCGCCCGGCGCAATGCGCCACTCATTATATCACCCGCGAGCAACCGCGAGAAATAGGTCGCACCCCACACATCGCCGCAGCCGGTCGGATCGCCCGGGCCCTCGACGCGCGCCGCGGCCGCCGGCACCAACGCCGTGCGGAGTGGCCCGGCGCCCGGACGCGGCGGCACGCGCAGGTCGGCGAGCCGGTCGAAGCCGGGCTCCGCGAAATAGACGACCCCACGCTTGCCCAAGGTAACGAGGAGGTTCCGCACCCCCGCCCCCATCGCGGTCGCCGCGAGCGCCAGGCCGTCGGGCGCCATCATCGCCAGCTCGTCCTCGTTCACCTGCAGGAGGTCGAAGCAGCCGCACCAGGCCGCGACCTCGGGGAGCGGCCGGTACGTCCGCAACCCGTTCGCCTCGAGCGCCAGCACCAGCGAGTGCAGGTCGCAGTAGATCGGGCCCTTGAAGTGCTGCCGGATCAGGCGCGCCGTCGCGAGGTCGAGCTCGAACCCGCTGATGAGATTGATGTACAGCGCGTCGAGGTCCCGGAGCAGGGGCTGCAACCCGGCCCAGGTCCACGGCGGCACGCCGCCCGAGAGGACCTCGCTGCGCCGCTCGTCCGAGTGGTAGCGCAGCTCCACGCGGTTGTTCGCCTGCGGCACCTCGATCGGCGCGGCGTCGGGGGCGAGGTGCCGCAGCGTGCGCAGGAAGCGTCGCGCCTCGACGATCCGGTCCTGCCCGACCTTGGCGAGGGGGACGAGCGACCAGTCATCGCCGAGGGCGGCGTCACAGGCGCTGAGCGCGTAGGTGATCCCGCCCCACTCCTCGATCGCCGCCTGGCGGACATCGCGGCCGTGGATCACGTCCCAGACGAAACTGCCGATCACGCCGAGGCGCTTCGCGCGCCCCGGCCCGGCCGCCCCCACGATGCTCACGCCAGCCCGTGCGCCTGCACGAAGGTCGCGACGGCCCCGACCACACCCGCGTTGCCATGCAGCGCGCCCGGCACGATCCGGCACGCTTCCACCGCCGGCGCGAACGCGCGGCGCCGCACCTCGGCGCGCAGCGGCTCGAAGAGCGCCTCGCCCGCCTGCGTCACGCCGCCCGCGATCACGACCACTTCGGGATTGAAGATGTTGAGGAAGTTCGCGACGCCGATCCCGAGGAACTTCGCCGTGTCGCGCACGACATGGCCGGCGAGCTCGTCGCCGCGGTGCGAGGCATCGAACACCGTCGCGGCGGTGATGCGCGAGAGGTCGCCGTCCACGAGCGAGGGCATGATCGAGCTCTCGCCCCCCTGCAGCGCCTCGCGCGCGCGCTGCGCGATCGCCGGGCCGGAGGCGTACGCCTCGAGGCAACCGTAGTTGCCGCAGCCGCACTTGCGGCCGGTGCTGTCGATGGTGATGTGCCCGAGCTCGCCCGCGGCATCGCTCGCGCCATGGTAGAGCTTGCCGTTGAGGATGAGCCCGCCGCCGATCCCCGTGCCGATCGTCAGGCCGACGACCTGCTTCGCGCCCTTCGCGGCCCCGATCCACCACTCGCCGAGTGTGGCGCAGTTGGCGTCGTTGTCGAGCGTCCCCGGCATGCCGAGCGGGCCAGCGACCTTGTCGCGCAGCGGGAAGTTGGTCCAACCGAGGTTCGGCGTGACGATGACCACGCCACTCTCGCGGTCCAGCGGCCCGGGCGATCCGATGCCGACACCGAGGAAGTCCGCCCGCGCGCAGCCGGTGGCCGCCATCGTCTCGGCGATCACGCGCTCGCAGAGCTCGACGATCCGCGCGACGACGGCGTCGCCGCCGAGGTCGGCGCGCGTCGGCACGGTGAGCATCGCGTACTGCGAGGCCCCGTCCGCCGTCATCGCGCCCGCGACGATGTTCGTGCCGCCGAGGTCCACGCCGATGATGTAACGCTGGGCCGCGTCCGTGCGGCTCGTGATCCCGGTCACCACTCCTCCGTTCTCCTGTCGTCCCCGTCGGGCGCTGGCTAGCTTTCGAGCCGAGCCCCCGCGCCATCGCGCGGCCCAACAAAGGTAACGCCTCTTCATGCGCCTGTCCGTCGTCATCACGACCTACAACCATCCGGAGTGGCTGGAGAAGGTGCTCTGGGGGTTCGAGGCGCAGACGTTCCGCGGGTTCGAGGTGCTCGTCGCCGACGACGGCTCCGACGACCGCACCCGGACGCTGCTCGAGCGCGTCCGGTCCGAGGTGCGCTACCCGATCGTCCACGTCTGGCACCCCAAGGAGGGGTTCCGGAAGTGCACGATCCTCAACGAGGCCATCGCGCGCTCGCAGGGGGAGTACCTGTTCTTCACCGACGGCGACTGCATCCCGCGGGCCGACGTCCTCGCGGTGCACGCGCGCCTCGCGGCCCCCGGCCGCTTCCTCTCCGGCGGCTACCTCAAGCTCCCCATGGCGACCAGCCAGGCGATCACGCGCGACGACATCATGGCCGGCCGCGCGACCGACTACGCCTGGCTCCGCGCGCACGGCACGCCGGCCGACAAGCAGTCGCGGCGCCTCTACTGGGGCCCGACGGTCTCGCGCGTGCTCGACGCGCTCACCACCACGCGACCGAGCTTCAACGGCCACAACGCGAGCGTCTGGCGTGACGACCTCGTGCGGGTGAACGGGTTCGATGAGCGCCTCGAGTGGGGCGGACTCGACCGGGAACTCGGCGAACGCCTCGAGAACGCCGGCGTGCGCGGGACGCAGGTGCGCCATCGCACCATCGTGGTCCACCTCGACCACGGCCGCGGCTACAAGCGCCCCGAGGCGATCGCGAAGAACCGCGCGATCCGCGACGAGGTCGCGGCCGGGAAGCTCGTGCGCACGCCGGCGGGACTCGATCGCCACCTCGCCGGCGCAGGGACGGGCGCCTGAGGATCCACATCGTCAACTCGGTCGCCCTCAATGTGGGCGATGCCGCCATCCTGCAGGGCGAGATCCGCGCGCTGCGCACGGTCTTCGGCGCCGACGCCGAGATCGAGGTCTCGGAGCAGACGCCCACCGTCGCGCAGCGGCTCTATCCCGACATCCGCTTCCATGCGGGGCTGCACGCGCAGCACGCGCACTGGCCCCGCTGGCGCTCGCACGGCGGCGTGGCCTCCCTGCGGAAGCGGCGCACCTCGCTCGCGGTCCGGTTGCTGTCCACGTCGCCGTTCCTCGCGCGGCTGCTCCTCTCGCGCGAGCAGCGCGCGCACCTCGATCGCCTCGCCGCCGCCGACGTCGTGGTCGCCACCGGCGGCACCTACTTCGTGGAGCACTACAACTTCACCGCCAAGGCCGACGAGCTCCTCGCGGCGCAGGCACTGGGGCGGCCGACCTTCCTCTTCACGCAGTCGATGGGCCCGTTCACGCGCCCCAAGAGCCAGCTGACCATGCAGCGCATCGCCGCGGGGAGCCGCGGCGTCTTCCTGCGCGATGCGAAGTCCAAGGGGCACCTCACCGCGCTCGCCGCCGACGCGACCAAGCTGCACGTGCACGCCGACGCGGCCTTCGCGCTCGCCACGCCCGAGGCGCCGCGGCCGCCGCGCGCCGCCGGCGCGCCACGCGCGCGCGTCGCGATCTCGGTGCGCCAGTGGTCGCACTTCAAGCAGGGGAGCGGCGACGACGCGGGGACGCGGTACCGTCGCGCCGTCGCCGACGCGGCGCGCACGCTCGCGCGCGAGGGCGTCGAGGTGACCTTCCTCTCCACCTGCCAGGGCGTCCCCGAGTACTGGACCGACGACTCGCGCTTCGCGGCCCAGCTCGTCGCCGAGCTGCTCCCGGGCGAGCCGAACATCCACGTCGACACGTCGTTCCGCACGCCGGAACAGCTCGCCGAGGCGCTGCGCGGTTTCGATGTGGCGATCGCGACGCGGATGCACTTCGCCATCCTCGCGCTCGCCGTCGCCACGCCGGTGGTCGCGATCGCGTACGAGTTCAAGTCGCGCGAGCTGCTCCGCGCGATGGGGCGCGAGGCGTGGGCGTTCGACATCGAGGAGGTGTCGTCGGAGGGGCTCCTGCGCGCGACGCGCGAAGCGTTGGCCGGCGGCGATGCGCTGCGGGCGGGGATCGCCGCGCAGGTCGTCGGGTATCGCGATGACGCGATCGGTCCGGCGCGCCGGATCCGCGAGGCGCTCGGCGCCGGCACGCGCGGGGGGCGCAAGTGATCGGCGCGTCCACCGGCGAGCGCCGCTCCGCGATCATCTTCCGCAAGCGGATCCTGCCGTGGAGCGAGACCTTCATCGCCGCGCAGTCGGGGGCGATGACGCGCCACGCGCCGGTGCTCGTCGGCTACTCGCGCGACCCGAGCGGTGCGGCGTACCTCGTGGGCCGTCCGCAGCTGCTGCTCGACGAGCACAGCCTCTTCCCTGCGCTCGAGAAGTTCCTGCTCAAGAGCGCCGGCCGCGCACCGCGCCGCTGGTTGCGCGCCATCGCCGAGACGCGGCCGGTGGTGCTGCACGCGCACTTCGGGTCGAGCGCGCTCCCCGCGAGCCGCATCGCGAAGGCGCTCGGGATCCCGCTCGTGGTGACCTACCACGGGATGGATATCACCGTGCGCGCGAAGACCGAGGCCGAGGCCGCGCGCCGGCGCGCCGCGTTCGCCGCGGCCGACCGCGTGATCGCCGTCTCGCGGTTCATCCGTGACGCGTTGCTCGCCGCGGGATGCCCGGCCGAACGGATCACGCTGCACTACATCGGCGTGGACACGACGAAGTTCACGCCGGCGACCGCGCCGCGCTCGGCGACGGAGGTGCTGTTCGTGGGGCGGCTGGTGGCCAAGAAGGGCGTGATCCATCTCGTCCGCGCGATGGCCGCCGTACGGAAGGCGATCCCTGCCGCCGAGCTGGTGATCGCCGGCGACGGCCCGTTGCGCGACGGCCTCGCGACGGAGGCCGCGCAGCTCGGCGTGCCCGCGCGGTTCCTCGGAGTGCAGACGCCGGCCCAGGTGCAGGACCTCATGCGCCGCGCCGCCGTGCTCGCCGGTCCGTCGATCGCCGACGACCGCGGCAACGCCGAAGGGTTGCCCATCACCTTCCTCGAAGCGCAGGCGAGCGGGCTGCCGCTCGTCGTGTCCACGTCCGGCGGAACGGGGGAGGGTGTCGTCCACGGCGAGACGGGGTATCTCTTCTCGCCCGGCGACGAGACCGCCCTCGCCGCGCACCTCACCGCGTTGCTCGCGGATGCGGCGCTGCGCGAGCGGATGAGCCGCGCCGCGCGGGCGCACATGGAAGCACACTTCGACCTCGCGCGGCAGACGGCGGCGCTCGAAGCGATCTACGACGATGTCCGGACCCACCACGACGTACGGACCCGCCACGACGTACGGACCCACGCCCCCTGACCCACGCCCCCTGACCGGAGTGCACGACCGATGATGGACTCGACCACGCACGGGATGTCCCGCCCACTCGCGGGCGCGATGCTCGCCGCCGCCCTCCTCGGCGGCGCGGATGTCGCGACGGCTCAGGACCCTTATCGTCCGCTCCGCGTGGGGCAGCCGGTGACGGCGACCCTCGCCGAGTCGGATCCGCGCTACGGGCAGCGCGGCCGCTTCCACGCCTACAAGCTCGAGGCGAAGGCGGGCCAGCGCTTCGAGGTCACGATGTCCTCGGACGACGTGGACTCGTACGTGTGGGTCGCGCGGTTCGTGAGCGGCCTCACCGAGGAGTTCGCCGCGGACGACGACGGCAGCGGCAACACCAATGCGCGACTCCGCTTCCGCGCCGCGACCGCGGGGACCTACGTGGTGGTCGCGCAGTCGCTCGACGCCGCGGCGAAGGGCGCGTACGAGCTGCGGGTGACCGAGCTCCCGCCGGCCCCCGTGGCGACGGCGATCGCGCTGCAGGTGGGCCAGGCGCGCGAGGGGGCGCTCGATGATCGCAGCCCCATCCTCGACGAGGGACCGGGCGAGACGCGCTACCAGCTCTACACCTTCTCGGCGCGCGGCCAGCGCGTGCGCGTGACGGTGCGCTCGGGCGCGTTCGACGCGATGGTGCGCGTGACGAAGGTGACGACGGGAGGGGAGGAGGAGGTCGGGACCGACGACGACAGCGGCGGCGGCTCCGACGCGCAGCTCATCCTCACGGCCAACGGCGACTAT
The DNA window shown above is from Gemmatimonadota bacterium and carries:
- a CDS encoding ATP-binding protein, yielding MTAVITLPSSLDEQSFESVIEQLAGVPADAKVLVDARHCRFATPYGLTALLCLAQSREEKPDLAPPEEADTSSYWSRCDFFKYAEELFTIRGTLPRPRPGRESDVLLEVTPVARNEDVHAIVSRIQEKATQILVQKLDLDPRATMSFVMTLSEACSNIIEHAGRGGWVMVQRYSWAKRRVGRDVVQIAVNDAGIGFRRSLETSRARALADRWDDGIALESAVINGVSRLQDPGRGQGLKGIRGFVHRFDGKLTVRSGTSRIAPVIPDWDEDEARSDGLPAFPGAQLQVIIPKKVTRP
- a CDS encoding carbohydrate kinase family protein; this encodes MSIVGAAGPGRAKRLGVIGSFVWDVIHGRDVRQAAIEEWGGITYALSACDAALGDDWSLVPLAKVGQDRIVEARRFLRTLRHLAPDAAPIEVPQANNRVELRYHSDERRSEVLSGGVPPWTWAGLQPLLRDLDALYINLISGFELDLATARLIRQHFKGPIYCDLHSLVLALEANGLRTYRPLPEVAAWCGCFDLLQVNEDELAMMAPDGLALAATAMGAGVRNLLVTLGKRGVVYFAEPGFDRLADLRVPPRPGAGPLRTALVPAAAARVEGPGDPTGCGDVWGATYFSRLLAGDIMSGALRRAMEAAARNVEHRGATGLAHHLRGELHTP
- a CDS encoding ROK family protein: MTGITSRTDAAQRYIIGVDLGGTNIVAGAMTADGASQYAMLTVPTRADLGGDAVVARIVELCERVIAETMAATGCARADFLGVGIGSPGPLDRESGVVIVTPNLGWTNFPLRDKVAGPLGMPGTLDNDANCATLGEWWIGAAKGAKQVVGLTIGTGIGGGLILNGKLYHGASDAAGELGHITIDSTGRKCGCGNYGCLEAYASGPAIAQRAREALQGGESSIMPSLVDGDLSRITAATVFDASHRGDELAGHVVRDTAKFLGIGVANFLNIFNPEVVVIAGGVTQAGEALFEPLRAEVRRRAFAPAVEACRIVPGALHGNAGVVGAVATFVQAHGLA
- a CDS encoding glycosyltransferase family 2 protein, with the protein product MRLSVVITTYNHPEWLEKVLWGFEAQTFRGFEVLVADDGSDDRTRTLLERVRSEVRYPIVHVWHPKEGFRKCTILNEAIARSQGEYLFFTDGDCIPRADVLAVHARLAAPGRFLSGGYLKLPMATSQAITRDDIMAGRATDYAWLRAHGTPADKQSRRLYWGPTVSRVLDALTTTRPSFNGHNASVWRDDLVRVNGFDERLEWGGLDRELGERLENAGVRGTQVRHRTIVVHLDHGRGYKRPEAIAKNRAIRDEVAAGKLVRTPAGLDRHLAGAGTGA
- a CDS encoding polysaccharide pyruvyl transferase family protein, whose amino-acid sequence is MGDAAILQGEIRALRTVFGADAEIEVSEQTPTVAQRLYPDIRFHAGLHAQHAHWPRWRSHGGVASLRKRRTSLAVRLLSTSPFLARLLLSREQRAHLDRLAAADVVVATGGTYFVEHYNFTAKADELLAAQALGRPTFLFTQSMGPFTRPKSQLTMQRIAAGSRGVFLRDAKSKGHLTALAADATKLHVHADAAFALATPEAPRPPRAAGAPRARVAISVRQWSHFKQGSGDDAGTRYRRAVADAARTLAREGVEVTFLSTCQGVPEYWTDDSRFAAQLVAELLPGEPNIHVDTSFRTPEQLAEALRGFDVAIATRMHFAILALAVATPVVAIAYEFKSRELLRAMGREAWAFDIEEVSSEGLLRATREALAGGDALRAGIAAQVVGYRDDAIGPARRIREALGAGTRGGRK
- a CDS encoding glycosyltransferase, whose product is MIGASTGERRSAIIFRKRILPWSETFIAAQSGAMTRHAPVLVGYSRDPSGAAYLVGRPQLLLDEHSLFPALEKFLLKSAGRAPRRWLRAIAETRPVVLHAHFGSSALPASRIAKALGIPLVVTYHGMDITVRAKTEAEAARRRAAFAAADRVIAVSRFIRDALLAAGCPAERITLHYIGVDTTKFTPATAPRSATEVLFVGRLVAKKGVIHLVRAMAAVRKAIPAAELVIAGDGPLRDGLATEAAQLGVPARFLGVQTPAQVQDLMRRAAVLAGPSIADDRGNAEGLPITFLEAQASGLPLVVSTSGGTGEGVVHGETGYLFSPGDETALAAHLTALLADAALRERMSRAARAHMEAHFDLARQTAALEAIYDDVRTHHDVRTRHDVRTHAP